A single genomic interval of Aureliella helgolandensis harbors:
- a CDS encoding Fur family transcriptional regulator, with protein sequence MLSKSDRHENSPGASSGTPLEAVQVSQSPLERFEEYLLSRGLRKTEQRRFLVEQVFSRHEHFDADQLLEQLPKKGDSNYVSRPTVYRTLKEFVDAGLLRRFELNGRSVFEHDYGYPEHDHLYCVKCKSLLEFQSEQLTLLREEIARSHRFRARSHRLIIQGVCQDCSSRRNQRRRQDLV encoded by the coding sequence ATGCTTTCCAAATCAGACCGTCACGAAAATTCACCTGGCGCCAGCTCGGGTACCCCTTTAGAAGCGGTCCAGGTATCTCAATCGCCCTTAGAGCGTTTTGAGGAGTACCTCTTGAGTCGCGGTCTGCGAAAAACCGAGCAGCGGCGGTTCTTGGTTGAGCAGGTATTCAGCCGGCATGAGCATTTCGATGCCGACCAGTTGCTCGAACAGCTCCCTAAGAAGGGTGACAGCAACTATGTCAGCCGCCCAACTGTCTATCGTACGCTCAAAGAATTTGTCGATGCGGGATTATTGCGTCGCTTCGAACTCAATGGCCGTAGCGTCTTCGAACACGACTACGGATATCCCGAGCACGACCACCTGTATTGCGTGAAGTGCAAGAGCTTGCTGGAATTCCAGTCGGAGCAGTTAACCTTGCTTCGAGAGGAAATCGCGCGGAGCCACCGCTTCCGAGCTCGCAGCCACCGCCTGATCATTCAAGGGGTCTGCCAAGATTGCAGCAGCCGACGCAATCAGCGGCGGCGGCAGGACTTGGTCTAA
- a CDS encoding transglutaminase-like domain-containing protein, which produces MSVLHPCRWAPRLLPLVLFCLALGCDSAQQKREAAGRALAAQQNAAAAEALEAEQAGDASPPATGSPGTTGEKAVSSSVTPTAELESPPRSASPSPQSTTPPPTSVALAGDGPWITAEQLPWEAAFLQYVGNARIGYTHFKISASALEGTKQITVQRTDSVEFMRAGQLSRVEIQFESLESMNGGLVDFTETTTHGDNVTTTEGKLVRQVLKLKTEVAGTIKTQSIPMEAGTWGAMGVQAVLMQKPMVRGEKRIIKIFLPQLKRIVDTELIAGDWETTTLPESGHAELLPVDIVMMADEDNGVRTRNWVDAQGEIQKTVSLSGLNMSTFRTTVAMIESMQAGYEIDDMESFDIPLAGTLPQDSQPQTIVYKVDGLGVDPYDLLPREGAQAVQSVSARSAALTVQHIALADFPAIAAPDNLSDYLAASPFLQTEHPKLKALSLKAAQAELNSTDLALELTQWVFQNMQLEPTLSSHFETALEASQSLKGDSTECAVLLATLLRCRDIPARCASGLLASPDGKLSFHMWTEAWIDDHWLPLDATRGGPTNTNYIKLLDSPLSSENPYGAILPVLEVMPKLEIGISMVE; this is translated from the coding sequence ATGAGCGTTCTGCACCCTTGCCGTTGGGCTCCACGTTTGCTGCCTTTGGTATTGTTTTGTTTAGCCCTCGGATGCGACTCTGCCCAGCAGAAGCGGGAAGCCGCCGGCCGCGCGTTGGCAGCCCAGCAAAACGCGGCTGCAGCGGAAGCGCTGGAGGCGGAACAAGCGGGCGACGCTTCGCCCCCAGCCACTGGATCTCCCGGAACCACTGGCGAAAAAGCGGTGAGTAGCAGTGTTACCCCCACGGCCGAACTTGAATCGCCGCCCCGTTCTGCTTCTCCTTCTCCGCAATCCACCACCCCACCTCCTACATCGGTCGCACTGGCCGGCGATGGCCCGTGGATCACTGCGGAGCAACTTCCCTGGGAAGCCGCCTTTCTGCAGTACGTGGGCAACGCCAGAATTGGCTACACCCATTTCAAGATTTCGGCCTCCGCCTTGGAGGGGACCAAGCAGATCACCGTCCAACGCACCGACTCCGTGGAATTCATGAGAGCCGGGCAGCTGTCGCGCGTCGAGATTCAGTTCGAATCTCTGGAATCGATGAATGGCGGCCTAGTCGACTTCACCGAGACCACCACGCATGGAGATAACGTGACGACCACCGAGGGCAAGTTGGTTCGTCAGGTCCTGAAGCTCAAGACGGAAGTCGCCGGAACGATCAAGACCCAGTCGATCCCAATGGAAGCGGGAACCTGGGGGGCGATGGGCGTCCAAGCGGTACTGATGCAAAAGCCCATGGTGCGCGGTGAAAAGCGAATCATCAAAATATTCCTTCCCCAACTAAAACGGATCGTGGATACAGAGTTGATCGCCGGCGACTGGGAAACAACGACGCTTCCTGAAAGTGGCCACGCCGAACTTCTGCCCGTCGATATCGTGATGATGGCAGATGAGGACAATGGTGTGCGGACTCGCAACTGGGTCGATGCCCAAGGTGAAATTCAAAAAACTGTTTCACTGAGCGGTCTCAACATGAGCACCTTTCGAACCACCGTGGCGATGATCGAGAGCATGCAAGCCGGATACGAGATCGATGACATGGAATCGTTCGACATCCCGTTAGCGGGGACACTCCCCCAGGACTCTCAGCCGCAAACCATTGTCTACAAAGTCGACGGCCTGGGTGTCGATCCCTACGACCTACTGCCACGCGAAGGGGCACAAGCCGTGCAGTCGGTCAGTGCGCGTAGTGCCGCCCTGACCGTCCAACACATCGCTTTAGCAGATTTCCCAGCGATCGCCGCGCCCGACAACTTGAGCGACTACTTAGCCGCCTCCCCCTTCCTGCAAACCGAGCACCCCAAACTCAAAGCGCTCAGCCTAAAAGCCGCTCAAGCTGAACTCAATTCAACAGATCTCGCCCTCGAACTAACTCAGTGGGTGTTCCAAAACATGCAGCTGGAACCCACCCTCTCCAGCCATTTTGAAACGGCCTTGGAAGCCAGCCAATCGCTGAAAGGCGACAGTACCGAATGTGCCGTCCTACTGGCAACCCTGTTGCGATGCCGCGATATTCCAGCCAGATGTGCTAGTGGTTTGCTTGCATCCCCCGATGGCAAACTCAGCTTCCACATGTGGACCGAAGCCTGGATCGACGATCACTGGCTGCCGCTCGACGCGACTCGCGGTGGCCCTACGAATACCAACTACATCAAGTTGCTGGATTCCCCACTGTCCAGTGAGAATCCCTATGGGGCGATATTGCCGGTCCTCGAGGTCATGCCGAAACTGGAGATTGGAATTTCAATGGTGGAGTGA
- the flgM gene encoding flagellar biosynthesis anti-sigma factor FlgM, whose product MQIHGLQQTQAIQSISRTAGAKAAGPVEAPSAANSANDQLELSLEAQQISESQATGSGQSINGIRTEKVAALRQAIADGTYETPENMSAALDKLLDTFA is encoded by the coding sequence GTTTGCAACAGACTCAAGCAATTCAATCCATCAGTCGTACAGCTGGCGCTAAGGCAGCGGGCCCCGTTGAGGCACCGTCTGCGGCGAACAGCGCGAACGACCAACTCGAATTATCTTTGGAAGCGCAGCAAATCAGCGAGTCACAAGCGACCGGATCCGGCCAAAGTATCAACGGGATCCGCACTGAAAAAGTGGCGGCATTGCGACAGGCAATTGCCGATGGCACCTATGAAACTCCTGAAAACATGTCGGCAGCTCTCGATAAGCTCCTCGATACGTTTGCGTAG
- a CDS encoding bis(5'-nucleosyl)-tetraphosphatase, whose amino-acid sequence MATRVEAAGFLLFSRAVPPSFLLMKHKHRWDLPKGHAEPNESILATALRETVEETGIPPDCIEVDPDFQFVLEYQVDNQRHGVHIKRVTYFLGYLDQPREIVLTEHLGYEWFPWPVEQAIQAETIDPLLAAVAEYLDRPSLHH is encoded by the coding sequence ATGGCCACTCGAGTCGAAGCTGCTGGATTCTTGCTCTTCTCTAGAGCTGTTCCTCCGAGCTTCCTGCTGATGAAGCATAAGCATCGGTGGGATCTTCCTAAAGGGCATGCCGAACCGAACGAGAGCATTTTAGCAACTGCTTTGCGAGAAACCGTGGAGGAAACCGGGATCCCCCCAGATTGCATCGAGGTCGATCCCGATTTTCAGTTCGTGTTGGAATATCAAGTTGACAACCAGCGGCATGGCGTCCATATCAAGCGCGTCACTTATTTTCTTGGATATCTAGACCAGCCTCGAGAAATTGTCCTCACAGAACATCTGGGATACGAGTGGTTCCCGTGGCCGGTGGAGCAGGCGATTCAAGCGGAGACAATCGACCCGCTGCTGGCCGCGGTAGCGGAATACCTAGATCGGCCCTCACTCCACCATTGA